The Denticeps clupeoides chromosome 1, fDenClu1.1, whole genome shotgun sequence genome segment CTGACACAACCTTTTCACCAGTGTCGGATCCAAGCTTCTCAGCAGCTTATCGCTCAACCACCTTGCCAACATCGGATCCCAACCTCTCAACAACTTCTGGCCCAACATCCCAACCTTCAACATCTGACCTGTGTGCCCAGATACAGAAACTCACGCAGTGCCTGAGTGACGTACCGCTCTTCTCAGCAGTGTCTTTACTTAGCACACAGACTACACCCCCCACCTACAAATTGAGTACTACTGACAACACAGCTGGTCCTATCAGCAGTGAATCCCCAGATACCAGCTCTTCCACCTTTACCACCTCCGCTCAAACCAGCTCAAACCCTGGAGCAATTAGCCCCACTGCCTACTACAACGCAACAAACGCCACTTCTACCCTACCAGACACAGACGAGTTCATCGCGGATGCCTGTCTGGTTCTGCTGGCCTTTGGAATGTGGTGGGAGAGACAATGTTCGGAATTTCTACCCTATATCTGCTATGATGGTAAGCTTTACCTTCATCACAGAATATTGCTCATTCGCTAATGTGTCAGTAATGAATTTAGATCATGTTGAGTTGCTGCTCTTATGAATATACCCTTGTCTTATGTATCCCTACCACATTACGCTTGCACATTACAGAGCGTTACTTCGGAGATGTGAGCGTGTCTAACCTCACACAAAACAGTTCAACCATAACCTGGTCAGCAGCCCCCGGTGGCATCAGCGGTTACCGGCTTGAATTGACCGGAGATCATAACCTGACCATGGAGCTGACCAATCTGAGTGCACAAATCGGAAACCTGACCGCTGGGTCCCTCTACAAAGTTGAAGTTTTCCCCATAAAGTGCATGAGAGATCTCAGCCCCCAGAACATCTCTTTCTACACTAGTAAGTGGGAGATCGCTGGCATGTGCCTTTCTTCTGAATTCAGACAATTATTAGTTCCTGTTATAGTATATTTGCTTTACAtttgtgtagatgtgtgtagatAATAGTCGAGACTATTTAATGACGTTCCAGGAAAAGACTGGTGTTCCTAGACTTTTTACGGAATTGAATGGAACACAGCAAAATCCCTTTTACCAAAATAACATTAGAGccaagatagatagatagatagaaccCCAGTCATTTCTTATCTTGCCTCCTTCATTTTTCCAGGACCTGACCAACTCCAAAATTTAACCATGTCGGGAATCACAGAAACCTCAGTCAGCCTGACCTGGTCGCCACCTGCAGGAAGTTGTGACCTTTACCAAATCCGCTGGATTTTACAGGGTGGCCAAACTTATCTGAATGGAAACACCACAGAAACCAGTTACACGATAACCAATCTCCTCCCAGGAGGTTATTACACATTCATCGTCAGTGGTCAAGTTGGAGACAACTCTGTCCCTGGAATCCCTGTCAATGTCACTTCCTACACCAGTAAGGGCAGAGCTGTTTTACTCACTGGTTTGTTGTATTAAATCATAATCATTTAAGTGATTGAACACGTCGCCTTTGGGATTGAGGATACAGCAGAGAGAGGGAATTGTTCGGGCCGTGCACGGTCGTTGCCAGAGATCCAGCAGAGACATAGTGCTGTAAAGGGAGGtgcatttgttgcattttggcACCCAGGACTACTCCTCCAGGCCATAAACTTCCCAATCAACGAGATATTCGAGGAGGCGACCCCCGACATCCATGTAGGTAAAGATCCCATAAATGATATGCGCAGGTGGAGGACCGGTGGCCAGCGGCACCAGGGTTGACGACAGGGCGGGTGACGCTCGGGTGACTCTGGTAGACCTCTGAGTTGACCCGCCATATCTCCCTGAATGGTGATGCTGCACTGGTGATTGGCGtggtgttttatttgtttggttgTCTCAACAAATCGCAGTTGGGATCGGATTGGGGAtagagcagagagagagggaatcaGTGTCCACTGGAAAACCAAGCAAACCGAAGGTCCATCAAAACAAGGCCAAACATCAGAAAATCACCAGTAGCATAGGGTGAGATGTTGGTTGTGGGGGTGGATGATTCTTCCGGGGATGTCTGTACCCCCATTGCTCAGTGTAACAAAtactttaagtgaaagtgaaatgattctcattgtgatacacagcacagcacacggtgccacaacaaaaggtgtcctctgcttttaaccatcatgcttggtgagcagtgggcagccatgagcggcacctcagtggcaccttggcggatcgggattcgaaccggcaaccttctcattccttaaccgctaggccaccacttcccctcaGTGGGGCAATATCAATACATgctgatatttaatatttgatatTGAAAAAGGCTTGCATTGCGCAATGTTGTGGATTATATAATCAGGAGTGTGATTATATCCAATAAAATCAGGAGTGTGATTATATTGACACTGTGTTTGCAGTTGTTGCAGTTTTTGTGCTGATCGGGGATTTTATATCATGCCCACTTCCAAAAAAAGTTGGGGCGCTGTGTGAAATGTTAATTCTCAACTCTCGTAAACTAACATTTTAGTCACAAGAATAGATAGAAAATATATCAAACTGTTTATTAATGGCCTGTTTATGAAGCACTGCATTTAAAACAGCCATGATTAGCCAAAAGAACAGGGCAAGATCGCTCCCCTCAGCTTCCAGACGTGCCTGGTACCTTTGTATTGTGGCGAGCTCTCACCATAACAGGAGGAAGAAATGCTCAGCACTCTTTCAGTCTGGAATGAGAGCTTTTTACCGGTACAAGCTGGTTGGCAGAGTCAGCAGTGAAACGTAACTTTATGTTTATGctatcatttatttttgtactgtGGTCCATTGTCTATAGTGAATAAAATTTtgagatttgcaaatcattgcattctatttcttacatttacattaatagcctctttttttttttttggggggggggggggggggggggggtcagaatGCTGAGTACAGATTTCCCATGACCTGCTACATTCTTCTCATCCTTCACTAGAACCAAGTACGGTGCAAAACCTGACTGTGGTGGGACCACAGAAAAGAACCTTCACGGCATCCTGGGATCCACCAGTAGGGAACTGCTACAGCTACAATGTTTCCGTGTGCATGTGGATTGGAAGTGTCTGTGTCGTGGAATTCAGTGCAACTCAGACAGAGCGATTAGTGAACATAATTATGCTGGACCCCGGTTACAAGGTCTTAATTATGGTGAACGCACTGGCAGCAGATGGCACAGCAGGAAACACTGTTTCCCACGAAGGATTCACGCGTGAGTCTGCAGAATCCAGGTTCTGATGGATgagtttgcttcttttttctATGAGCTGTGGAGGAACGTTGttcttgtctgtttttctgcCTCTTGTCCACAGTTCCTGACCCAGTTAGTAACCTGCAGTTGAACGTGATTAGTGCTACTGTGCTTGAGGCCGTGTGGAACAGTCCAATGGGAGGCTATACCAGCTTCAGTGTAACGTTGCTCAATTCTAATCTAATATCAGTCAGCGGatccaacacaacacaaaactctGGCCAGTTTCAGAATTTGAAGGCTGGTGTGAATTACACAGTGCAAGTTTATACTGTTGGAGTAGGAGACACAAGTAGTGACATCATGACAAGCTGGACCTTCACTCGTGAGTCTTGATctgtcttcttcctcctttaataataataatttatacacataaataatatttatgtgtAGAGCTCCCTTTCATGCATTAAATGcaactaaaaaatatatacatcaGACTTTTGGGAATTCATTGCCAAAACTCATTTCATCATATTGGGAAGAAATagatggatttttttctgtgatctGTAATTTAACTCAGTCACCAGTTGTGTAGTGTTTTAGTGTGCCTTACATTATCTTCATCTAATGCTCTCCTCAGCTCCAGAAGCCCCAGGAGAAATCAGTTTTACATCTACCAATACAACCAGCATTCAACTGGCGTGGGGTATTCCCAAAAATTCGGAAAACGAGACCATCAAATATCAAGTTTGCTGGAAAAGTGCATTTTGGAGTCTTGCTGGTTGCCAGTCGGCTAATATTAACTTCACCACCGTCAGTAACCTGAAGTCTGGGACAAACTACAGTTTTTACATCACTGTGCAGGCTGGGAATATGACCAGTTTACCTTCGACAAACAGTCAGTACACAAGTAAGTATTCAACTGCGCTGATGTCCACTGCTACCTACAGAGCTGCCTTTTTATTCGCTCCTTGCTTCTAATCTGCATCTAGAATAAGTATGAATGACCTGGCTGACTTCACACATTGCAGCGTTAcattaatgaacatttaatgcTGTTGCaacgtttgtttttttattacgtGTAACAAAATGCTGAATATGTTGTTGTAATGTGATCCATTCACTTAACACTTCTGACCTTGTTAAAAGGTCAGACATTCAGGGAGAGCTTCCCATTCATGGTTTAAGCCTTGTCCTAAACCAAATTGAATGGAAAGTTGAATGGAGAACTCAAATGGAAAACTTCTGGAAGTTCTCCTTTAGTCCAgcactaggcttaatccatgaaccaAAACCTGACCCTCAAATTTATAAGAAGATATATTAGCATGAACAATGGAAGCACTAGGGGGCTGTAAGGGAAACGGTCAGCAGAAAGTCCACTTGTCAGGCGGAATGAAAAACTCACAACTGACAAAACAAGGACAGgaaatgtaacaaaatgtaaCAGTCACACTCGGGTTCGGCGCAGGAGGAAGGTTCTTGTGTGTCAACCGAACTTTGCCCAGGGCTACCAGAGGACCATGAGAACATCCTGGCACCCAAACTTGTGCTGTACTGCGTTCTTTATCCATTTTCTCtctttggggtggtagtagcctagtgggtaagacactcaccatgaaccagaagaccacaaaatcacacgttcaaaccattgtgtccctgagtgagacacttaaccctgagcgtctataaaatgccataaatgattTCTTCTCCTCTCACCTTGTAGAGCCCAATGTGAAGGTTGTGACCCTGATGATGCTGTGCACCTCACAAGCGGCCACCTGTAGCAGTGCAACATTCCAGGACCAAGTGCTCTCAAATGTGAGCATTTTCACATCTAACGCCCGTTGTTTAAAGTAGAGCTTTGCAATTAATTACTGACTGATTCTAGCCACATatgaaacaattaaaacattttattggaaCGAAGCATGCACTGGAGAAATCAGTTTTACATCCATATGAGCATTCCATATGCTCAAAATGTCCATCCAAATCAGGAGCAGTGTCAACAGCATTAAGTTCTAATTTTCATTCTGTGCTGATTTGTCCCTCTAGTTGCAGCAGTTTTTCTCACCAGGACTGGACGGAGTGTACCATACCTTCAACAAGTAGGAACAATATTAtttggcacaaacacacaaacacgcacataaACTTGCCAACACGCACAATCATTTCTAGAAATCCACTCAAAATACAACCACTGAAAGTTAAGTCATTTTCCACCGTGTTGCTAATTGTTATTGTTGCTattgtaaaatgtgtattaatattttgattattttgtaattatgtaTTCCTGTCCAACAGATCAAATGGTCCCACCGGTCTGTGACATGGTCCAGTCTTCTTCCACTCACCTTTTTAACCTCTTTATATGCTGATTTTTATTTGTAGTCTTTACAGTGGTAATGCAGTTAATAATACAACATGTAAGTACAAATGTATCAATTTCATGTGAAATGAAATTACACCAACACTATAAAAAGATGATCCTTAATATCAGTTTCAGCCTCTGAATGTGAATGTACCATTGAAGTGAATTAAGATTTGTTCAGGCAGAGCAGAATAAGCAAATCCAGTTCAGCCCAAAGGCCTGTCAAAACCAGTCTTAGAATTATTGTTGTTtggttgaaaatgtttttaattctaACTTGTATTGAAATTTcaatttattgcagaatttgcTTATCTTTGTGAAACAATGATATTATGCATGTATAGAAACAGTCTCTGTtctcctattgttctctgagcagtgGTTTGGTTGTTTAACACTTTTTGTTATTCCCTTTCTGAACAATTTCAGAATTCCTGTcgggaagatgaaaaacctttcATTTGCTTCACCACTGCCTAACACTACGCAAATATAGTCCAAGTAAATCTCTAAATGAGGTATTTTCCTCAGATCCAACAATTTGCGACCCAGTAGCTCTGTATAGCCAAAAGACGTCTCTCTAATATAATTGTTTGGTTTTTCCTACATGTATTCTATGACAAATGACCTCTTATAGGAAAGTAACATAATTTGTTAACATGTGATAAAACCTACTTGTTCTTCTATTTCAATGTTTGTGCATAGAAACCAATAAAAACAGCTTTCATTTTTAAGCTTGTATTTGTAttgaatcatttcttttttattgtcagATTGTAGAAATACAGTTTGAGCGTAGTTTGGCTGACaaacacattgaaaaaaaacattcgaaATAACTGTTTTTGGAGTTATTGGAGTATTGCTGAAATGGTCTTTTTTGTTGCTTGTGATCTGGGTGTGAAAAAAGGAGCAGGTGGAAAAGGGGACATGCCAAAGGTGAGGCCATCCAGAGGACTTTTCTGCAGAGTGTTTCTGCTTTAGCCATGGGACTCCACCTTTTACAATAGGCCTCCCATTTTCTCAGTAAACCTTCTGTTCAACCCGAGCACGCACTCGATTGTTTTGAGGTGAATTTAGAATTAAATCAATTGCCTACACAGTTGCACAAagggggtgctagtagcctgttgaaccagaagacccaggatcaaccCCCACATGCTAGCctttgtgtccccgagcaagacacttaaccctgagtgtctccaggggactgtccctgtaactactggtcataagtcgctctggaggagggcgtctgataaatgctgtaaatgtaatatgtgcCTCTTTTAGTGACTTGCCCCAAACCTTGAAAAAATGCTGTACTAATGAACTGTATTACATTGCATTTCAGAGCAAGGAGGTATTGTCAACATTATACAaaatccaacacacacatatgtacacaaGCATTGTTTGAAGTAAAAAGTAGTAAATCGTTTGCATTTTTGCACTGCTTtcttcagattttatttttgcaggACCAGCCTCTGCTACAAACCAAATGTACACTGGAATGGGAATGGTGTCCAGATAGCATACAGGGTGTGCTGCAACATTTTGGGGGCATTTGTTTAAAACTAACAAATACTAATATCAGAGCACCTTTTCAGGACCTCATTGAGTGTGAAAGTGGCCACAGACTAATTTGGTGAGGTTCTTTAATGACCCCCCTGCGTATTTGATATCTTAATATGTATCTTTGGTCTTCTTCATACATCCCAGTTTAATGTTAATTTagaaacagataaataaaaaaaacatgaaatctgGCCCTTCCTGGAATAATGCAGTCTGTTGAATGACCATGGAGGGGCGCTGGTTTTCCCACAGCCCCATCATGACACATGGTCAAAAAAATGCACTGCATGCATCATGGCATGCAAATTATGAAATTAAGGCTGCAGGTTAAAAGGTACAGTGTTCTAATTTTGCGTACGTATTTGTGTTCCTTCTACCTGTAGAACGATTTCAAAAGGCAGAATGCTGTGTCCTGAAACCTTGAAAAATGAAccactttgaaagtgaagtgattgtcattgtgacacactggagcacagcacacagtgcacacagttaaatgcgTGCCTTattgagcagagggcagcaatgaaaggcgcccggggagcagtgcgtggggacggtcccTTGCTGAAGGGGACCTTCCAATTATGGATCTGACCCAGTTTCACACCGCAATACAGAacattacatgtttttattccgTACACTTAATAAAAAGTAGCCACAGGTTGGAAATGTTGGTTCACATAGCCCCATCAGGAAAAGAGGCATACAGGAAATTAAAGGTAATAATATTGATTTCATTTCAaatctattttctttttataaaatgaaatattcagtTATATTACCTGTGTGCGGTCATTGAATTCCGGGGACTTTCTATGAATTTCCTTTATGGCCTATTATAATGCTGGGAAACGTCACAGAAATCGCATTTGAATAAACCTGTCGGAGAGGTTGACCTAAAACAGAGGCTGTGTTCTTGACACCGCATGACCTCGGCTGTGTGCACTCATTCAGGTGAGAACAGACTGAAGTGCAACAAACTTTCAAGAATTTGCTTAAAACAACAGGaacttttatttacttatttatttatgtatttatttatttttaaacaccCAGGATGAAGGGGACCATAATTCTCGTTGCTGTACTGTGTAAGTGTTCTGCTACTCTGATCATAATTTGTTGGGTGAATGGGTGTTTTTGTGGGTGCTGCTGAAGGTTTCCAAAAGTGAATAATGAATTacgaatacttttttttttttttttgatcgtCAACTTGTCATTTTGTAATACGCAAATTTTACATCTCCAAGGAACCAAATATAAAGTACGTTTGTATGTAAATTGCTGTGATGCTTCCTTCTAACCTTTCTTATCACTGTGCTAAAATGCAAATACTCATGCAAACGCCTCATTTGCCATTTTCCACTTTTAATCTACCTTTTCTTGATATCAGATGTTTGTGCAGTACATGTAAAATGGGTTCAGTTTAAAGCTGATTCTGTTTTTTGTTCTAACACCATGATGGCTTTTCATGGctgaaacattttattccatatttCTACACCTGAAAAGATGTAAAACATTGGAAAGGACCCTTGGCTTGACGTTTTAATACAACAATCAAATTAAATGATTATACTGAGGATTTATCCAATGGGTTATATAAATattgaggacacctttgaccttacactagcaaacaaaccATATCTTTAGGGCACAAATAACATCTAAATAGTTTTTAGGAGTTTTCATCAATTGGATTTGTCCCTTTTAGCGGCAACTTCCATTTATGCATACAAATATGCTCCATGATGGGGGTGTAAggtgtttccaatggttttgttttgtcaccaCGTTCCCTCCTATTTCTTCTGTTCCAGTCTCTGTTAGCTGGGCTGAACGTCAATACTTCTATCAAACCAATGCCTCAAGCTGGGGCTCAGCCCGGCAGCACTGCCAGGTCTGCTATACGGAAATGGCCACAGTCACTGCTGACAACATACTGCTCCTGCTGCAAAGCTTCGGTCCAAATAGGACAGCTGCTTGGGTCGGCCTCAGGAGGAAGCTCAACGATAGTGGCATCCAGCCGACAATGAACTCATCCAACAGCATGTTAGGATCGTCTATGCCATCCACTATGTTTCAGGCGGAGAAAGACCCAGTTTTGTGGTGGATCAGTAGCTTAATGCCATGGTCTTGGTGGTCCAATGGTGAACCTGTGGCCTTTCAGAACTGGTATCCGGGTCGTCCTGTGCTACAGATAGTAGAGGCCCAGCCAACTCTTCGTCCAACCTTTGCCTCAACCTCACCAACATCTGGCCCAACTTCTGCATCAACCCTTCATCCAACATCTGCACCAACTTCAAACCAGAATTTTACGGGAACACCTGCACAAAATGCTACAGTTAGCAATGTAACGGGAAACTATAGCATGTGTCCCGATCTGCAGAAACTCCTGAAGTGTTTGAACGACGCAAACGCCTACTCAGCAAGCTTTCCACTTAGCACGCAAGTTACTGTCCTCTCCACAGTGTCCACACCTCCACTCAGTACCACGCAAACCATGGTCTCCATGCCTGCCACAGCCACATACTTCCCCAACACATCTACCAACAGCTCCACTCCCAGCCCAAAAGGCATACATGAGTTCATTGAAGATGCCTGCTTGGTTTTACTTATGTTTGGGATGTGGTGGGAAAGGGACTGCTCTGAACTTCTGCCATATATTTGTTATGAAGGTAAGTACAATTGCATTCTTGTATAGAAACCAATCTGTCTCAAAACTGAAATAATGGACACCCGGCTAAGAACCTGAAGACTCAGCTTCAAATTccccttactaccatggtgtcacATCTATGGCCTTCAGCACAGacgtcagtagttacagggacaaagtgtcttgcttagggacacaatggtgattagtggggtttgaatctgtgactttggggtcttctggttcatacactgctccccgggcttctatcatggctgcccactgctataAAGTTGGAGAAAATGGAGACCCCTGAAAATGGAGACCCCTGTAAACCAACAAAATTTTTCACAAGGGGCACATGAACATCAGACCTGAACCATGCCGCAACAGATGACGGAGAATTTGTCAGATCTTACATTTGCCTCTGTTGCATTGCACTGCTGCTGTCTACTCCATAAGTAGACAGCTCTCTTGCACACTCTTGCACACTCAGCCTGTTTCTGAACAGATCGTTTCTATGGCGTTGTGAACTTGACCAACATAACACAAAACAGCTCGACTGTGACCTGGTCAAACGTGCCCGGCAACATCAGTGGCTACAGACTGGAACTGAAGGGAGATCATACAAGCACCATGAACCTGACCAATACAAGTGCCGACATTGGAAACCTGACCGCTGGTTCCCTCTACACAGTTCAGATTTTCCCAATAAAGTGCGGAAGGGACCTCAACTCCCAGAACATCTCTTTCTACACCAGTAAGTAGTGGATGACTTTCTTTCTTCTGAATTTAGACATTTAGATATCATTTTCTAATATAGTACATCTAATTTACATTTGTGTAGATGCAATATGCAAATACATTGAACCTTGCTGATAGGCcacaaatatatatgaaaactTCTCAAATCCGATTATTTCATTGGCACT includes the following:
- the LOC114796805 gene encoding cell wall protein DAN4-like; this translates as MMKRGVILVLILFSVSGAKRQYFYQQNASSWDSARRHCQICYTDMVTVTADNILLLLQSFSQNTTAVWVGLRRILNDTDIQLSANSSSNTSGLPLFANDKPLWLSRLNRTLPWSRWANGDPVTYQNWYLGRPVPKPKPVEQNSMIMPTLQPTYGSTTDASSVPNFDPTFQTTSGPGQNYTTPDRNITGNDTSVCLRLQNFINCMKDTNLFSTSSPFGTQTSAQMSSITANYTIRQENITDSTKRANISNQTTHPLTFVDSSLVPNFTTSSTSSPTSNSLTSQQTEKSQQTGQIMASTSDRNGQLISNISDPSYSAAYDTAIPSTSNPNLSTTSDPTSQHSTSDQTSSSTSASTFKPSTDPDVVPTLVQITAKSSAPITQNSEPNLKSISDTTFSPVSDPSFSAAYRSTTLPTSDPNLSTTSGPTSQPSTSDLCAQIQKLTQCLSDVPLFSAVSLLSTQTTPPTYKLSTTDNTAGPISSESPDTSSSTFTTSAQTSSNPGAISPTAYYNATNATSTLPDTDEFIADACLVLLAFGMWWERQCSEFLPYICYDERYFGDVSVSNLTQNSSTITWSAAPGGISGYRLELTGDHNLTMELTNLSAQIGNLTAGSLYKVEVFPIKCMRDLSPQNISFYTRPDQLQNLTMSGITETSVSLTWSPPAGSCDLYQIRWILQGGQTYLNGNTTETSYTITNLLPGGYYTFIVSGQVGDNSVPGIPVNVTSYTKPSTVQNLTVVGPQKRTFTASWDPPVGNCYSYNVSVCMWIGSVCVVEFSATQTERLVNIIMLDPGYKVLIMVNALAADGTAGNTVSHEGFTLPDPVSNLQLNVISATVLEAVWNSPMGGYTSFSVTLLNSNLISVSGSNTTQNSGQFQNLKAGVNYTVQVYTVGVGDTSSDIMTSWTFTPPEAPGEISFTSTNTTSIQLAWGIPKNSENETIKYQVCWKSAFWSLAGCQSANINFTTVSNLKSGTNYSFYITVQAGNMTSLPSTNSQYTKPNVKVVTLMMLCTSQAATCSSATFQDQVLSNLQQFFSPGLDGVYHTFNKSNGPTGL